From a single Solanum dulcamara chromosome 4, daSolDulc1.2, whole genome shotgun sequence genomic region:
- the LOC129884756 gene encoding F-box protein PP2-A13-like, with the protein MGANASSIDTKSDEGLNYLPLKTKLDDIPEACVALLLSYLDPPEICKLARINRAFRAASSADFIWEPKLPSNYNYILQELFGLKVDGLCKKDLFAKLSCPRSFDGGTKEVWIDKKNGGVCLAISSKGMVITGIDDRRYWNHIPTDESRFQTVAYLQQIWWLEVDGDLEFQFPEGTYSLFFRLQLGKATKRHKRHACNYEHVHGWDLKPVQFQLTTPDDCRVTSRCYLDNLGTWMQHHVGDFVVKNATVPTKIKFSLTQIDCTHTKGGLCVDSVLICPSSLAKQLTSC; encoded by the exons atgggTGCTAATGCATCTTCCATTGACACAAAATCTGATGAGGGGTTGAATTATCTGCCATTAAAGACTAAGCTTGATGATATACCAGAGGCTTGTGTTGCTCTTCTACTTTCATACCTTGATCCACCTGAGATCTGCAAGTTAGCACGTATTAACAGAGCATTTCGTGCTGCTTCATCTGCTGATTTTATATGGGAACCCAAATTGCCCTCAAATTATAACTATATTCTTCAAGAATTGTTTGGCCTGAAAGTTGATGGCCTGTGTAAAAAGGACCTTTTTGCTAAACTTTCTTGTCCCAGGTCCTTTGATGGTGGCACAAAG GAAGTATGGATTGACAAGAAGAATGGAGGGGTTTGCTTGGCAATTTCATCTAAAGGAATGGTAATTACTGGCATCGATGATCGCAGATATTGGAATCACATTCCGACGGATGAATCAAG ATTCCAAACTGTAGCTTATCTTCAACAAATTTGGTGGCTTGAAGTCGATGGGGACCTCGAGTTTCAATTCCCAGAAGGGACATATAGCCTATTCTTTAGACTTCAGCTTGGTAAGGCGACAAAGAGGCACAAACGTCATGCCTGTAACTATGAGCATGTTCACGGCTGGGACTTGAAGCCTGTTCAGTTTCAGTTAACTACACCGGATGATTGTCGTGTGACATCCCGGTGTTATCTGGACAATTTAGGAACTTGGATGCAGCACCATGTGGGAGATTTTGTTGTTAAGAATGCCACTGTTCCAACAAAGATCAAATTTTCATTGACACAGATAGATTGTACACATACAAAAGGTGGTCTATGTGTTGATTCTGTGTTAATATGTCCTAGTAGCTTAGCTAAACAATTGACTTCTTGTTGA